The stretch of DNA GGCCCGCCGCCGCCTGCCGCGATAGCCGCATGGACGGCCTCGCGGGGCTGTATGCGCCGATGGTCGTGCTGGATGCCTTTGGCAAGCAGGAGGATGCTGGTCATGAACAGTGCCAGGCACAACGAGGTCAGGGTCCGAAGCAGCGGTGGCGACAGCTGCAGCTTGATCTCCGGACGGATCGCCGCGCGCAGCTGGGGTCCCATACTTGGCATCAGCAACAGCGGGGCCAGCAGACCGAGCAATTCGGCATAGCGGGCCGCGGTCAGGGTAAGGTGGACCAGCCCGAAGCACAGCACGATCCGCATCGGCGGCAGGCGAAAGCCGAAGTAGAGCGCGCCGAAGAGCACCATGCCAAGCCATAGCTCGACCGGCTGGACCAGGCGGAAATCTGGCGGCTTCCATTCGCCGATCACGCTGAGCGTATAGCTCATGCCGGAAACTTGGAAAGGAAAGAGCAGGCCATCCACGCCGTGCGGCGTGAGCAGGCCCGCCACGACCGTCAGTGCGAGGAAGGGGGCCCACGCCCTGGCGCTGCGGACCGGCTGCTTTTCGGTGAGGACCGCCTCGGCGGCCAGCGCTGCCGCCAGCCCGATGCCGAGCAGGAAACTGCCATGCAGGTTGGCCCAGGCCAGCATGACGACCAGCAGCCACAGGCTCGGCCGCTTGCTTTGCTGGCGCGCCAGCACCAGCTGCGCGGTCCAGATCACCATCAGCGGCCAGGCCATGACATGGGGGCGGGCGACCAGGTGCTGCGCCAGCGTCAGGAACGTAAGCAGGGTGGCGCTGAACGCGTGCAGGGGTTCGATATAGCGCAGCAGGAACCGCAACAGTACGGTCAGCGTAATGGCGGTCGCCAGCGCGGTGACCAGTACCGGCCCGGCCCAGCCTAGCCAGGCATGGGAGGCGGCAAGGATGACTTCGGCCAGCCATTCATGGGGCACCCACTTGGCGCCATGGAAAGAGAACGAGAACGGATCGGTGGCCGGCACGGCCCGGTTGGCAAGGATCCATTTACCGGCGGCGATGTGCCAGAACGTATCGGCATCCACCAGCAGGCGCGCACCGGCGAACGAGAGGATCGAGAACACGCTGATTCCGTACAGCACCGGCCAGAACCAGCGCTGCCTGGCGCACTGCTGGAGCAGGCTGTCCGTGCCGGTTGCCCCGACCCATGTGGTATTGGTTTTCATGGCATCTCGCTATGGCTTCGATGATGGCCCTGTCTCTCGGTCCGGCGCGCACTTCCCCAATGCGCCCGCGGGCGCGTGGCCTGCTTGCAAGGAATGCGCCATTGCCGGAGATGCCTTGTTTTTCAGGGTTTTTCAGACCTGGCGTGCGGGGCCGGCCCAGCTTGCCGGCGATGGATCGGGGGCGTCGTTTCCGCTTCGAATCGTGCTTAATTTCCTGTTGTGCGACAGCCTGTGAACGGAGACGGTGAGGTGGCGCCGGCTCTGCGCCGTAAGGATGAGCCGGAGCGCGCCGTACACCGTGCCTTTGGTGGATCCGGCCACGAAAAGATGCGCCTTCGCCATGGCCCATCGGGCTTCGCCCGGCCCGGGTCGGCGGGCGCACGGCGTTTCAGTGGAGAAACGCCGGCAAATGGCGATGCAATGGGAGGCTTCGCTCGAGACCCACGGGAAGCCAAACGCCAGGCGGGCGCGCAGCCGAAGCGGGTGGTGATTCAACCCGGAAACGCTTGCGCGGGGCAGATTTGCGCGCCTGGCCACGGACCTCCGCGGTGCTTGTATATCGCTGGTGGCCTGACCAGAATGAAGCCAGTGCGTCGCTGCGTTGCCGCTGCATTTCCAGCAGCAACGCAACCGACAGCAGGCCACGGCAGGACAGCATCGCACGACTCGCAATGCCATCCGCCGGTCGCGCCGATAACAAGACCATGCGCAGGGCCGCGCAAGCACGACGGCGGCCACCTGCGCCACGCCGTCCGGGGAGCGCATCATGTCAGATCGATACGAAGTCAGGCTGCTGTCTCTGGTGGTGCCCTGCTACAACGAAGCAGAAAGCATCAGCAAGTTCTTCGACAGCGTGCTCCCGGTGCTGGAGTCGATCGACGCCCTCCGCTTCGAGATCGTGCTGGTGAACGACGGCAGCACCGACGACACGCTGGACCAACTGATCGCTTATTCGCACCGCGACCCGCGCGTGCGCGTGCTGGACCTGACACGCAATTTCGGCAAGGAGGCGGCGCTGACCGCCGGCCTGGACGAGGCCCTGGGCGATGCGGTGATTCCCATCGACGTCGATCTGCAGGATCCGCCCGCGCTGATTCCAGAACTGGTCAGGCGCTGGCGCGAGGGAGCAGAGGTGGTGCTGGCCCAGCGCAGCAGCCGAGCGTGTGACTCCTGGCTCAAGCGCGTGACGGCAGGCGCCTACTATCGCATCCATAACCGGCTGTCGGACCAGAAGCTGCCGGTCAATGTAGGCGATTTCCGGCTGATGGACCGGGTCGTGGTCAACGCCCTCAAGCAGATGCCGGAGCGCCGGCGCTTCATGAAAGGCCTGTTCGCCTGGGTAGGCTACCGCACCGTGATCGTGCCGTACGAGCGCGAGGCGCGCAGCGCCGGGCATTCCAAGTTCTCGGGCTGGCGCCTGTGGAACTTCGCGCTCGAGGGCATCACCAGCTTCAGCACCATGCCGCTGCGCAGCTGGACCTATATCGGCGTGGCGATCGCGCTGGGGGCGTTCGGCTACGGCGCCTTTATCGTGGCGCGCACGCTGGTGCTGGGCATCGATGTGCCGGGCTATGCGTCGCTGCTGTCGGTGCTGCTGTTTCTCGGCGGCATCCAGCTGATCGGCCTCGGCGTGGTGGGCGAGTATGTCGGCCGCATCTACGACGAGGCCAAGGGCCGGCCGATCTACCTGGTGCGGCGCCGCTACCAGGAGACGGGGCAAAGCCGGAACATGGCGTCGGGACGGCGCGTGATCCGCATCGATCGCGGCCAGGTCAGCAACGGCCGCTGAAGCTCAATGCCGCCGGGCCCTGCCGCGAATCAATCGCGGTAAGTCCAGGCCCGGTGCAGCAGGTAGGTGAACACCGGCACGGTCAGCACCACACCCGCCAGCCCGGCCCAATAGCTGGCGCCGAGCCGTTGCGCGGTCCACGAGATACCCACGGTCAGCGCCAGGCCCAGCAGCGAGACGCCGGCAAAGCGTCGCAGGGTGCGGTGGCGCAAGCGCGACGAAAAGCTCCACAGGGTATTGAGCAGGTACGAGCACGCCGTCGCGCATACGAAGGCGACGCAGTTGGCCGCCACCGGCGAGGCATCGAGCGCGTTGATCAGCGTGGCCGTGATGGCGACATGCACGCCGGTCGAGGTGGCGCCGGAGAATAGAAAACGCGTGAATTGGCGCAGCCCGGGCGCGGTGCCGCTGGCGTTCACGATGCGCGCAGCACGGCCATCAGCGAAATGCCGAACGGCAGCGAGCCGCGCGCAAGCCAGTGGCGCTCCGCGCGGAACACGCGGTGCAGCACGTGGTTGACCGGCGCGGCCGGCAGGGCGGCGCCGGTCGCGTGGCGGCTGCCACGCAGGCGGTCGCCCATGCGCGCGGCGACGGCCAGCGGGAACAGCATCGTGTTGAAATACGACATCCGCTCCACGTGCAGGCCACAGCGGCTGGCCAGCTTGTGCAGCGAACGCTTGCTGTAGCGGCGCTGGTGATGCAGGAAGTCGTCGTGCGCGCTCCATAGCCACTGGTAGGCGGGCACGGTGATGAAGACCGCGCCGTCCGACTTCAGCAGCCTGGCCGCGCAGTCGAGCGAGCCGGCATCGTCGGCGATGTGCTCGAGGCAATCGAGCAGGCAGACCAGGTCGAAGCTGCTCTCGGCGAACGGCATCTGGTCGGGGCACTTGCCCTGGCGCAGGTCGTAGGCGTCGCGGGTCTTCTCTCGTGCCAGGCGCAGCGCGGTGCCGTCCATTTCCACCGCGCTGACCCTGCCGAACTGCGACAGCATCGCCAGGTTGCCGCCGGTGCCAGCGCCGATCTCGAGGATGGCCGCGTGGCGCGGCAAGGCCAGGCCGGAAAGGATGGTGGCGACGATCTCGCGCCGGCCACGGAACCACCAATGGCTGGCTTCGGTGTCGGCCATTTCAAGGTACGCGTCAGGGGACATGGATCCGATCCTTCAATGGGAGCGTCGCGGTGCTAGCCCTGCACGCAGATCAACCCCAGGTCTCCCTTCTTCACCTGCAGCTTGTAGTCGCGCATCAGCCGGAACAGCGTCACCCGCGAAATCCCGAGCTCGGCGGCCACGTCGATCAGCCGCTCATGGTGGCGCTGCAGCGCTTCGACGATGGCGTTCTGCTCGGCGGCCTCGCGGATCGCGGCCAGCGTTTGCGGGCGGTCGTCGGCGGGCGCGGCCAGTTCCAGGTCTTCGGGCTGGATCACGCCGTCTTCGCACATGGCCGCGGCGTGGCGGATGCGGTTGATCAGCTCGCGCACGTTGCCGGGCCAGTTGTGCAGCTGGATCGCGCGCAGCGCCAGCGGCGAGAAGCCGCGGATGCGCGCCGGCGACTGCTTGCGCACGGTGTCGAGCACGTGTTCGGCGATCAGCAGGATGTCGCTGCCGCGCTCGCGCAGCGGGGGCTGGCGCACGCGCAGCACGCACAGCCGGTGGTACAGGTCGCCGCGGAAGCGCTCGGCTGCGATCGCGGCCTCCAGGTCGACGTGGGTGGCGGAGATGATGCGCACATCGACCTCGACCGACTCGGTGCCGCCGAGGCGCTCGATGCGCCCGGTCTCGAGAAAGCGCAGCAGGCTGGTCTGGCTTTCGATCGGCATGTCGCCGATTTCATCGAGGAACAGCGTGCCGCCCTGGGCCATCTCGATGCGGCCCGGCTTGCGCTTGGTGGCGCCGGTGAAGGCGCCGCGCTCGTAGCCGAACAGTTCGGACATCAGCAGCGTGGGCGGGATCGCCGCGCAGTTGACCGCGATGAAGGGGCGCGAGGCCCGCGCCGAGGCGCGGTGGATGGCCTGCGCGGCGAGTTCCTTGCCGGTGCCGGACTCGCCCGAGATCAGCACCGGCGTGTCCCAGCGCGAGACCTTCTCGATGCCGCGGAACAGCGACTGCATCGCCGGGCAGCTGCCGATCATGCCGTCGGGGCGCGCCGTGCGCGGGCTGTCATGCTGCGCGCCGGGCCGCAGGCTGGCCATGCCGAGCGCATGGCCCAGGGCCTCGGCCAGGCGCGGGTGGTCGAGCGGCGCGGTGTGGTAGTCGACGAAATACAGGCCGAGCAACCGGCGCGCGGTTTCGCTCAACGCGTGCTGGCCGGCGACGATGCCGATCCAGCCGATATGCCGCTGCGCCAGCCAGGGCTCGAAGGCTTCCAGTTCGGCATCGCCGAAACCGCCCTGCAGGTCCAGCAGCGCGGCCAGCGGCTGGTTACCGGGAGGCAGGCCCTGCAGGTCCTGAAGGTTCGA from Cupriavidus taiwanensis encodes:
- a CDS encoding GtrA family protein, encoding MNASGTAPGLRQFTRFLFSGATSTGVHVAITATLINALDASPVAANCVAFVCATACSYLLNTLWSFSSRLRHRTLRRFAGVSLLGLALTVGISWTAQRLGASYWAGLAGVVLTVPVFTYLLHRAWTYRD
- a CDS encoding glycosyltransferase family 2 protein; its protein translation is MSDRYEVRLLSLVVPCYNEAESISKFFDSVLPVLESIDALRFEIVLVNDGSTDDTLDQLIAYSHRDPRVRVLDLTRNFGKEAALTAGLDEALGDAVIPIDVDLQDPPALIPELVRRWREGAEVVLAQRSSRACDSWLKRVTAGAYYRIHNRLSDQKLPVNVGDFRLMDRVVVNALKQMPERRRFMKGLFAWVGYRTVIVPYEREARSAGHSKFSGWRLWNFALEGITSFSTMPLRSWTYIGVAIALGAFGYGAFIVARTLVLGIDVPGYASLLSVLLFLGGIQLIGLGVVGEYVGRIYDEAKGRPIYLVRRRYQETGQSRNMASGRRVIRIDRGQVSNGR
- a CDS encoding class I SAM-dependent methyltransferase — protein: MSPDAYLEMADTEASHWWFRGRREIVATILSGLALPRHAAILEIGAGTGGNLAMLSQFGRVSAVEMDGTALRLAREKTRDAYDLRQGKCPDQMPFAESSFDLVCLLDCLEHIADDAGSLDCAARLLKSDGAVFITVPAYQWLWSAHDDFLHHQRRYSKRSLHKLASRCGLHVERMSYFNTMLFPLAVAARMGDRLRGSRHATGAALPAAPVNHVLHRVFRAERHWLARGSLPFGISLMAVLRAS
- a CDS encoding sigma-54 dependent transcriptional regulator, yielding MSAYANRPLLYLSQHHDATLCRLFAQRGWKISFASNLQDLQGLPPGNQPLAALLDLQGGFGDAELEAFEPWLAQRHIGWIGIVAGQHALSETARRLLGLYFVDYHTAPLDHPRLAEALGHALGMASLRPGAQHDSPRTARPDGMIGSCPAMQSLFRGIEKVSRWDTPVLISGESGTGKELAAQAIHRASARASRPFIAVNCAAIPPTLLMSELFGYERGAFTGATKRKPGRIEMAQGGTLFLDEIGDMPIESQTSLLRFLETGRIERLGGTESVEVDVRIISATHVDLEAAIAAERFRGDLYHRLCVLRVRQPPLRERGSDILLIAEHVLDTVRKQSPARIRGFSPLALRAIQLHNWPGNVRELINRIRHAAAMCEDGVIQPEDLELAAPADDRPQTLAAIREAAEQNAIVEALQRHHERLIDVAAELGISRVTLFRLMRDYKLQVKKGDLGLICVQG